The following are encoded in a window of Oncorhynchus mykiss isolate Arlee chromosome Y, USDA_OmykA_1.1, whole genome shotgun sequence genomic DNA:
- the LOC110509328 gene encoding complement C1q-like protein 3, translating to MNEVLALLLLSLCCGLSTGLGDNRDSEGYLGTGASLAVCLPDTCALFRELAAMKERLGTMDQTQAALKESFGAMGQKLGAVETKLQGSESQVEELKKVNTAQEEELKALKKSLSTAQPKVAFSAALRDSGGGHIGPFTTNTPLQYKRVFSNTGSSYNPATGIFTAMVRGMYCFRYSMYSNNSGRPNSVVSLMKNSEMLVTTWNTDDSMNVHESASNAAVVQLEVGDGVYIQLWANRVLYDDRNNYNTFTGFLLFTV from the exons ATGAATGAAGTTCTAGCCTTACTACTGCTGTCTCTGTGCTGCGGCCTGTCCACGGGACTGGGCGATAATCGGGACAGTGAGGGGTACCTGGGGACTGGGGCtagtctagctgtctgtctgcccgaCACctgtgccttgttcagggaactTGCAGCCATGAAAGAGAGACTAGGAACCATGGACCAGACGCAGGCTGCCCTGAAGGAAAGTTTTGGGGCCATGGGACAGAAACTGGGAGCTGTGGAGACCAAGCTACAGGGCAGTGAGAGtcaggtggaggagctgaagaaAGTGAATACAG CTCAAGAGGAAGAACTGAAAGCCTTGAAGAAGAGCTTATCAACTG CCCAGCCAAAGGTGGCCTTCTCTGCAGCTCTCAGAGACTCTGGCGGTGGGCATATTGGACCCTTCACAACCAATACCCCTTTACAGTACAAAAGAGTCTTCTCCAACACCGGCAGTAGCTACAATCCTGCTacag GCATCTTCACAGCCATGGTCAGAGGGATGTACTGCTTCCGCTACTCCATGTACAGCAACAACTCTGGCCGTCCCAACTCTGTCGTGTCTCTGATGAAGAACAGTGAGATGCTGGTTACTACGTGGAACACTGATGACAGTATGAATGTCCACGAAAGCGCTAGCAACGCAGCGGTAGTGCAACTGGAGGTGGGAGACGGTGTGTACATCCAGCTCTGGGCTAACCGGGTCCTCTATGACGACCGTAATAACTACAACACCTTTACTGGGTTCCTACTGTTCACTGTGTAA